The Rosa rugosa chromosome 1, drRosRugo1.1, whole genome shotgun sequence genomic sequence ATCGGGTCGAGATTTTTGAGTCCCGTCAGTTCTAAAATTGCTTAAAAATTATGGCTCAGAGGTAGGAACATCTTGGtaagaaaataagaacatataATTTTGACTGTGCGCTATATATCCACAGTTTTGGCAAAtgcaacctttttttttttttaagaaatgtTTGGAAATTGTTCCCACCAGGTTAGAAAAACATCTGACATCTTTGGGTGTGGGAGAGATGCCTAGTGATTTAGATAAATGTGTATCCACAAACTCTCCAAGTGAAACAGCTTGACCCCTAATCTATCAAATAACCTAACAATTAAGGTATGATTTTCTTCAGTGAAATATTTGACCTGATATATCCATAATTTGTATGATCCAATCTAAAAACTTGACGATATAACACTTTAGATTACCCCAAATACAAAGATCATCCCATGAACATAGAAGCAAAAGTTGAGGCATAAGTTAATAGGCAAGGGAACTGAGATACGAATTTCATTGATTCTGTACATTCTAGGCAGCAGCGTACTGCCAGCATATATTTGACACCAAAATAGAACTTCCAGAATCAGCCTCAACTGTTCAATGGTGTAACGCAAACCAGTCACCAATTCACCATATCCCGAATTGTTATGCAAACTTCAAACTTAAGTTTGAAAGAACTCAACTCCATGAACATCATTTCGCAtgtaaaacaacaacaaaagggGATAAAACCACCATCACTCATCAGAATGAAACCACTGACTTTGGCTGGGATGAAGATTGCAACTGAGAAAGAGCAGTATCACTTTCTTCGTTCTCATCGAACGCAATGGGCATTCCCCCTATGTTTTTTCTGCAAACCAAAAAGTGTACATAGTTAGATTTGCTTCAAGGCAAATCAGTGCTTCTTTAACAGCAATGCAAAACATGTGAAAACTGAAGAGCAGAAAAACTAAAGGAGATTATTCACCTCTCAGATGAAGAATGCACAAGTAGGATTATTCACCTCtcagaaaaacaaaagaggaaTGTTTTGATACCCCtaaaagaaaagtaaagaatACCTACAATGCTAACAGACAAGGGAGGTACAGATGACCACGATAGCCCATTTTAGGCCATTGACATATTTTCAGGTACAGATTTGACTTGGTTGTACTTACTGTTGCACCTTTTCAAGCGTAGagtaaaatataaattttcatcAAAACATAATGTGTATGGGATGTAAACAAGAGTCATGAAGTAAAATATAAATATTTCATCAAAACATAAGTTTGCACCTTATCAACCAAAAAGCCATGAAAGAAAATCAAAAGGAAAGACACAAAAATGAGTCTTGGTCATGACtcaacccaaaacccaaaaagcCACCTGACAAACAAATGTAACTAATTGGAATAGGTTTAGTGCAACTCTAACAGCCTAGTAAGTAAACAACTTCACATTGCTTGCAAGTTTCAACCTAAGAGAAGATAATTGCAGAAGAcattagacaaggaaggagtAATACCTCTGAGAAATGAAACTTTCTTCAGACAATGCCTTCTCCAACCTCTCCTCAAACGGTGTCGCATGCCAACTCACTTTCTGAtcctgaaaatagaaaggaCTTCAGATATGACACTTTAGAGAATGAAGGCTGCAGAAGTACATACAAAGCAGTGAGACAGACCTCTTTGTATTTATTGGTTGAATTTGGGATTCCCTTCCCGTCCCACCACTTGGGGGAGATACGAGTAAGGTCATCTTCATTCCAGTGAGTAGCAACCAACCCAATTATAGGCCTGTCCCCAGGAGTTCTGCCAAAATAACGATTTCTGCCAGAAGCGTCTCCCAACTTCAGATTGTTGTCATCTTGAGTAGATGTCACTGGTTTCTGCCAGGAGGACATACTTGATTCCGCCTGTAAGTCTTTTCCAGATGAAATTTCTTTTTGCCCCTCTTCTGATATGGGGGTTGCATTTCCGGATTGTTTGAGAGACTCACTAGGCTCACCTGAAAACCCATGTGAGTTAGAATCTTCCTCTGTCAGCACATTCCACCGAGAGATGCCCTCAGGGTTTGGAACTGAATACACATACTGGGACCTGATTCGAGACTTTCCATTAGGAAAAGTTCTCTGGCTTGATGGGAAAACTGTTCCAGGTGTCTGCATCTCGTCAGAAAGAGTCAGTGGGGTTGGATAATCTAAATACTTTGATGTGCCCTGTTTTCCTGGAGTTTCAGCTATTTTTGCACTCCTGCTACAGTTACCGGATGAAGTACCTTTTGAGGATGCTGTATCAAAATCACATTCAAAGCGAACAGACTTGCCCCTGCACTGGACATCTGTGGCTGAGTGCAAAGGTGAAGTTGGAGTTACAGTGTTCTCAGCCCGATTAGAATGAATCTTTACAGATGAATCAGTACCTAGACCACTACCTTCAGTAGAGCTGAGAGAGCTTCTTCCAGTACCCTGTTGGTTTGTCTCATaactaacaaaaagaaataaatttgACAAATGTCAGAAACTATGTTGCTTTATAAAAAGGGAACCTAAGATATAAGAATTCAAGTACTGAAATCAAAGCATTTATACTAATACTACATGGTTCCCTAAAATCCAAACCATTAGATTGATAACATAATGACGCAATTATTTACTGCAGACAGGTTTCAAAATGGAACCAATTTTTCTTTATGGAAACAGAAAGATGAGATAACCACAAACATTTCATAGCTGACAACAATGAGTTTGGAAATTATGTTTAGGAAAAGACCTTCCATGCCTCCGATAGTTAGATAATTTATAAATTTCCAAGCATTTTAAACAATTAGAGGATAACCTGATAGGTGTATGCTCTGACCCCTTTCCCCACTCTTCAAAAAGTTTAACAGGTGTAGGAGGCTGCTCTGGTTGATTCTCCTGCTGAAGCTTTTTAATGGATGTGTTGGGAAGCCATGAGTTGAATTTTGAGGGCTCTGAATCTCTATCATGATGGGGTGAGCCAATTAACTTTGAAGCTTTCCGAATTTCAACTGGGGTCTCAACTATAGTACCACAGGCCTTAAGAAATTTGGCCTGCAGAATCATGTGCTTTAGTTAAAACAAGTATTTTTCAACAGTATGAGTAATTCCAAAGGTTAACATATAGTCTTAACCAAAACAATTGTGACTAGAAATGATGAGACTAATCTGATACACAGAACTGGAGTCAAAGCTCTACTCCACCAACTGCCACAAATTCAACTTATAGAAGCAACATTTTCTAAACTGATGATGGTTGCTTGATTTACCATGCTAGTGGAAAAGAAATTCTTTCTTGCAGTGTACTACACTGCAATATGGATGCCTTATTTCTTTTTGCCAAAAGTGATTGCTTTTAAAACAAAAGCTAGAAAATGGATTGCCAAAACTGGCCCTTATATCCCAACAGAACTCGAACTATGTGATTTCCATGTGAACATTTATATCTCCTGTCAGTGTGCGAGTGAGTTTGAGTGCCTCATACCTCGTTCTTGAGCTCCTTGTCAATTTGTGGAGTCCCATAACTAGGACTTTCCTGATCTCTGGCTGGAGAATCTCCTCTCTCTGCAGAAGTTATACACAAACcagtgaagaaaaaaaaagaatcagcAATGACATTTGTAAATTCAGATTGAAGAAAATAGTACATGTATGAGCAAACTAACATACCTTCAGCTAAAAATAGAGATGACAAACGATTCTGAGACACCACAGCTCCCTAATCAAAACCGCAAACGATATTAAATCTGTGTCGTATCTCATAATCAACTAATTAGCAGCTAAAAAACGCTTCCGTCTCCATTTCACATAATATAATCTCAGCTACCAAGTCAAAATTAAAACCACAGAAACACCTAAATCTCAATTCTTTACCTAATTCAAGACAAATCACAACACAATCACTCAAAATCGAttccctttctctctcatcttctCAAAATCAAACAGAGGATCAACAACAAGAACCGAAATCGAGCTAGAATCCAAAGAAACGCcaaaaagggggaaaaaaatcagttcttgaaaatttgaaaccaaACGGAAAACCCTACCGAGCGCGAGGGATGAGAAACGAGGTGAGGCCGAGAGCGGAGATGGCGATCGTCCCTGACTCTGAAGCAACCGAAGAAGCAACCCATAGCTCCGGCAACCGATCTGTCAAGAAACCTCAACACCGATCTGCACACAAACCCTAATTCACGATTGAAGCATAACATCGATCTCCAAGAATTGAAGAGGCGAGAGGGAAATCGAAACCCTAGCTTCTtgattttttcctcttttttaggtgagagagagagagagagagagagaaagagagtgaggagagagaaagagagcgatGGAGAGTTGTTGGGTccttttttgaattttgaacaaataaaacGAGGGAAACAAATACGCCCAGTGGTTCTGCCGTTATGAGTACTTGCTGCGAGTGTCGTTTCATTGGTACTCGCTCTGTGGAGAAGACACGTGTGGTGGTTTGGTATTTAAGTCGAAAGTTTGGGATTAGTGGGAAAAGGGTACATTGTACGCGAGCTTAAATATGAAAGTTTGTAATTAGGGggttttaattgtttttttggACACGTAACGTTCATGTATCATTCTGTAGTAACTCCATTTCCCTTTTGGTTTTAATACAATggatttcatttttatttatagcatttcttttacaaatttgATTTTTCCGTCCAAAAATATGTTTTCACATATTTCATCAAGAAGATGCGAAATCACACTGCTTTAATATCATGAATCGACATGTAACTATGTAAGCTTTTGTTTTaatatgttaattttttttttttttaatacgaTCAAAACCCTAACTTTTTAATAAAAGGGATTCAATTGTTCTTACCAAAACTATGTTTTAAAGCAATGTGATATCTACGATTCAATTTTTGAGAGTTGTTGCACATGTTTAACTTAAGCCTGCTCAACAAAGGCTTTTTGAACCTTTGGCTATACGTCAAAAATTCTACCATTTATGTTTATATGAATTGTATGGTGTTTTACTATCATTGGGCTAGCTAATAAAGAAAATTGAACGTTAAAATGCAGGACGTACTATGGTTGCAACAGAGGAATGTAGCTAGATGAGCAAAGATCACCAAATATAAGTGATTGGAACTCATGAGCAGCTGAGACTACATGGAATGCATGTGGAATCGATACTCGATACCATACCATATATGCTTCATTTCCGTTGGACTTCAAACAAAATTACAATGTATGAAAAATTAAGTGATTAAATTAAAGATTTAGCGCAAAATTTTAGACCTCAATGTATGAAAagtaaaacataaattttttttttattaggatAGTAAAATTTATACAATGATTGAACGGTTGAAACTCCTATCATATGAAATTCAAAAGTTCATACCAAGGCTACTTTGAACCGATGATCCCGAATGTCCCAGTAGTACCTCGTAGTCGACAGCCAAATGACTGCGTCCTCTTCAACACCGTGTCTAAAAAGTACCAGGCCACGTGTAAAGGATCGCTTGTCAGCAGATCGACCACCACAGTAAACCAAATTTGAACCAAATCGTCCTCGGGAATGACACCATTGACATGGCATAGCACCTAGACCTAATCCTAGCTCAAAAGAGTAGGAACACAACCCTAACTCAAaggagtagggacttattaacCCTAACTGAAAAAACAAAACCCTAACAAAAACCGAAAGGAAAACATTTCAACCCACAATTCGCCGCCAAGCTACAGTCACCGGACCATACGTACATAACGGCCGCCGTCGCTGGATTGATGTTGGCTTTGTCGCTCCACCCCGCTGCAGATCTGATCTGTGGTGAGCCCCAAACGTCAAAACCCAGCCATCGCAACCATCCTCCCCGCCAATAGAACAAAGCGGCCTGAAAAAACCACCTCTGAGAACCCACCTGCTCCGCCGCTCCCGTCGACCCCTAACACAGCAAACCATACCCAACAGTGACGCAAACCAACTCCGCCTTCCCACCCAGCGCCAGACGCTCCTGTTCCGGACAAAGGTCTGCACAACTCGACCCAGTCACAGCCGCATCTCACCTTTGACTAGACTGGAATCACCCTTAGCTAAGCCGCCGACCTCAATCAAGGCAGAGGAAAGTCGCCTGCAATGCTTCCGCCTCCACCACCTCGAAGACACCAAATACCCGTCCGCCAACAGCCACCATGCACCGGCGAGACCAGAGGCCCACGCCAGAGCCGGGACGCCGTCGGACGAGACCACGCAACCAACATCGAGAAAACCCAAAGTTTCAGAGAAAAAACCTAAGACCTCCCCAATTGTCTTCAATTTTATAAGCTCAGTATAttataaataattaatttttgtgttttttaatgACTTTTTACGCATACCATAGCTACTTTTATGCAATGTTCTAAAACTATGTAACATAGTTAGATTATTGTTTATTGACGTATTAATTGTCATCTTCATTCTTTTATTATGTACTCTTAATTACTTCCGATATCTCATgtgaaaataaaatgaaaatttattgAATTTGATCGATCATGTTATTACCAGAAAACAAGTATAATTGAGCCATTGAGGGGCACaagtgtgtatgtgtgtgtctatatatatatgaaaaattTTAAGAATACATATACTATGCCGTTCCGAAGTTCGGTATATTTGGTTTTAAAAAATTAACTTCGGTACATGAAGTTACAATCCTGACCCAAAATCAGTGTATGTCATTACGGCCCTATTAGTCAGTGtgattttggtcaaatttgtaAGGGCAAATCCGTCTCTTCATGgattaacaaaaaaaaccaaaacaaaaaattgcagaagaagaagaaggaagaagaagggagaaggaagaaggaggaagag encodes the following:
- the LOC133743079 gene encoding protein JASON isoform X1, with protein sequence MLCFNRELGFVCRSVLRFLDRSVAGAMGCFFGCFRVRDDRHLRSRPHLVSHPSRSGAVVSQNRLSSLFLAEERGDSPARDQESPSYGTPQIDKELKNEAKFLKACGTIVETPVEIRKASKLIGSPHHDRDSEPSKFNSWLPNTSIKKLQQENQPEQPPTPVKLFEEWGKGSEHTPISYETNQQGTGRSSLSSTEGSGLGTDSSVKIHSNRAENTVTPTSPLHSATDVQCRGKSVRFECDFDTASSKGTSSGNCSRSAKIAETPGKQGTSKYLDYPTPLTLSDEMQTPGTVFPSSQRTFPNGKSRIRSQYVYSVPNPEGISRWNVLTEEDSNSHGFSGEPSESLKQSGNATPISEEGQKEISSGKDLQAESSMSSWQKPVTSTQDDNNLKLGDASGRNRYFGRTPGDRPIIGLVATHWNEDDLTRISPKWWDGKGIPNSTNKYKEDQKVSWHATPFEERLEKALSEESFISQRKNIGGMPIAFDENEESDTALSQLQSSSQPKSVVSF
- the LOC133743079 gene encoding protein JASON isoform X3 is translated as MLCFNRELGFVCRSVLRFLDRSVAGAMGCFFGCFRVRDDRHLRSRPHLVSHPSRSGAVVSQNRLSSLFLAEERGDSPARDQESPSYGTPQIDKELKNEAKFLKACGTIVETPVEIRKASKLIGSPHHDRDSEPSKFNSWLPNTSIKKLQQENQPEQPPTPVKLFEEWGKGSEHTPISYETNQQGTGRSSLSSTEATDVQCRGKSVRFECDFDTASSKGTSSGNCSRSAKIAETPGKQGTSKYLDYPTPLTLSDEMQTPGTVFPSSQRTFPNGKSRIRSQYVYSVPNPEGISRWNVLTEEDSNSHGFSGEPSESLKQSGNATPISEEGQKEISSGKDLQAESSMSSWQKPVTSTQDDNNLKLGDASGRNRYFGRTPGDRPIIGLVATHWNEDDLTRISPKWWDGKGIPNSTNKYKEDQKVSWHATPFEERLEKALSEESFISQRKNIGGMPIAFDENEESDTALSQLQSSSQPKSVVSF
- the LOC133743079 gene encoding protein JASON isoform X2, translated to MLCFNRELGFVCRSVLRFLDRSVAGAMGCFFGCFRVRDDRHLRSRPHLVSHPSRSGAVVSQNRLSSLFLAEERGDSPARDQESPSYGTPQIDKELKNEAKFLKACGTIVETPVEIRKASKLIGSPHHDRDSEPSKFNSWLPNTSIKKLQQENQPEQPPTPVKLFEEWGKGSEHTPISYETNQQGTGRSSLSSTEGSGLATDVQCRGKSVRFECDFDTASSKGTSSGNCSRSAKIAETPGKQGTSKYLDYPTPLTLSDEMQTPGTVFPSSQRTFPNGKSRIRSQYVYSVPNPEGISRWNVLTEEDSNSHGFSGEPSESLKQSGNATPISEEGQKEISSGKDLQAESSMSSWQKPVTSTQDDNNLKLGDASGRNRYFGRTPGDRPIIGLVATHWNEDDLTRISPKWWDGKGIPNSTNKYKEDQKVSWHATPFEERLEKALSEESFISQRKNIGGMPIAFDENEESDTALSQLQSSSQPKSVVSF